In a genomic window of Phragmites australis chromosome 14, lpPhrAust1.1, whole genome shotgun sequence:
- the LOC133891195 gene encoding uncharacterized protein LOC133891195 has protein sequence MDREAKKEGFRKYLESSGVLDYLTKVLVALYEENDKPPSAVEFVQQKLGGPSISDYEKLKAERLDLQLKYNELLDTQKETCRQLEEHKTMKYGAPWN, from the exons GATAGAGAAGCCAAGAAAGAAGGATTCAGGAAGTATCTTGAATCCAGTGGTGTGCTTGATTACCTCACGAAAG TCCTTGTTGCGCTGTATGAGGAAAATGACAAGCCTCCATCTGCAGTTGA ATTTGTTCAGCAGAAACTGGGTGGTCCATCAATTTCTGACTATGAAAAGCTCAAGGCTGAGAGGTTGGATCTGCAGTTGAAGTATAATGAGCTTTTGGATACCCAGAAGGAAACATGCAGACAG CTGGAGGAACATAAGACTATGAAGTACGGTGCACCTTGGAACTGA
- the LOC133890689 gene encoding uncharacterized protein LOC133890689 produces MPPPLFASATATRFAAHWVADALASDEALHFSAIKALVGASPDCLAGAPEAARERVALRCLQEVASVAAGGDAAATAGVLRVDAARSCEDLLLELIGEVGSSGTFEKDMLQPFSQDIKNIICIKKPTLPETSFELLKEVDPEIAAVAPPSQLEQNGTNQRDDDQSLCSSHDHVNIERPRFPTDNAELQQETPADLVDGTEARNLQKDPIAPTSVFHEPCTSDGRSYDHVQEDDMGAVGLGARSPEKNPIVEGNMPVGAVNASASCDAAFQGSISESVSKQDAENHATIIQPQSRREKSPNPPHHIDGEKPHDGGANDQSLKDPSHEGLNTRATVAPDFDRSNDALPTNASEPGHLPEFITAQDTNMISQPHSSKTDLSALQHETGEKVNQDLDDDSANIRPVEKDHVHEKLTLQAASSLPSVSCNDAIQGGKSETNHLPGNATEHTTVFEEQNGGKSHLEVSGADKVNQALHDDGSILEKNTVHGGLNVQTAPMSQNCNIALHDKISEANYLSEQNTGKNRTDVQKGSCSTSVSNSAQDGGGKSATKTSNKENLRDTFTEISHVPSPDGSFCGTAAAGLLSMTDKMSFWPKDQDTNDSLGALSQQDLCIKCGKDGQLLKCSVCLLAAHDSCFGSSVTFEETDLFYCPVCFYTKATEAYQKAKKTYCEARKNLSAFLGTTQLVRQHDEQLTGVLPRAANREGHLNVCDPSKRKNIHQNEAGNLAHQDEEPDQQRKKQKIYATGNGCPEEVVTKKASPVRNPDVAPMNKHSVLKNNSSKRVQDAEQQPQLESKEADEEAGNGNSSHEKSSSQNRCGPSAYQEVEADKEDGPTNSHQSGDSDEKEATSSNDSGKRSSPPWRNMRHSKARLQEKETVVYSKSRKTVVQQDQHMPSPSRKRNYAPHKRYSNPVAPSGRRSKLCWTEEEEATLKEAMAKFTPQEDGPTPWVRILEYGRDVFHRTRLPSDLRVKWRNMKKKEGS; encoded by the exons ATGCCGCCGCCCCTCTtcgcctccgccaccgccacccGCTTCGCCGCCCACTGGGTCGCCGACGCCCTCGCCAGCGACGAGGCCCTCCACTTCTCCGCCATCAAGG CGCTGGTGGGCGCCTCGCCGGATTGCCTCGCTGGCGCCCCGGAGGCAGCGCGGGAGAGGGTGGCGCTCCGGTGCCTGCAGGAGGTCGCCTCCGTCGCGGCCGGGGGCGAtgccgcggcgacggcgggggtGCTTAGGGTTGACGCCGCCCGCTCCTGCGAGGACTTGCTGCTTGAGCTCATAGGAGAG GTCGGAAGTTCAGGAACTTTCGAGAAGGATATGCTTCAGCCATTCAGTCAAGACATCAAGAACATTATATGTATCAAGAAACCTACATTACCAGAAACTTCATTTGAGTTG CTCAAAGAAGTTGACCCAGAGATCGCAGCtgtggccccaccatcccaatTGGAGCAGAATGGCACCAACCAACGTGACGATGATCAGTCCTTGTGCAGCAGCCACGATCATGTAAATATAGAGAGGCCTAGGTTCCCTACAGACAATGCTGAGCTTCAGCAAGAGACTCCAGCAGATTTAGTCGATGGAACAGAAGCAAGAAATCTCCAAAAGGATCCAATCGCACCAACTTCTGTTTTTCACGAACCATGTACATCTGACGGTAGGTCTTACGATCATGTGCAAGAAGATGATATGGGTGCTGTTGGTTTAGGTGCCAGGTCTCCAGAAAAGAATCCTATTGTGGAGGGGAACATGCCAGTTGGAGCTGTGAATGCTTCAGCTAGCTGCGATGCGGCTTTTCAGGGAAGCATTAGTGAATCGGTGTCCAAGCAGGATGCAGAGAATCATGCTACCATTATTCAACCACAATCTCGTAGAGAAAAATCTCCAAATCCACCCCACCATATCGATGGAGAGAAGCCACATGATGGTGGTGCCAACGATCAGTCATTGAAGGATCCCAGCCATGAAGGGCTGAACACGCGCGCTACTGTAGCTCCAGATTTTGACAGAAGCAACGATGCCTTACCAACAAATGCATCTGAACCTGGGCACTTGCCTGAGTTCATTACTGCACAGGATACAAACATGATTTCACAACCTCACAGCAGCAAAACTGATCTGAGTGCTCTGCAACATGAAACTGGTGAGAAAGTAAATCAAGATCTGGATGATGACAGTGCTAATATTCGACCAGTGGAAAAGGATCATGTTCATGAGAAGCTGACTCTGCAAGCAGCTAGCTCTTTACCTTCTGTAAGCTGCAATGATGCAATTCAAGGAGGTAAATCTGAAACCAACCATCTGCCAGGGAATGCTACAGAGCATACTACGGTGTTTGAAGAGCAAAATGGTGGCAAGTCTCATCTAGAAGTCAGTGGTGCTGACAAAGTTAATCAAGCTCTACATGATGATGGCAGCATCTTGGAAAAGAATACGGTCCATGGAGGGCTGAATGTGCAGACTGCTCCAATGAGTCAAAACTGCAATATAGCCTTACATGATAAAATTTCAGAAGCCAATTATTTATCTGAGCAGAATACTGGAAAGAACAGAACTGATGTTCAGAAAGGTAGTTGCAGTACTTCTGTTTCAAACTCTGCTCAGGATGGAGGTGGAAAAAGTGCAACAAAGACATCAAACAAGGAAAATCTTAGGGATACTTTTACGGAAATATCACATGTCCCTTCCCCAGATGGTAGTTTCTGTGGCACTGCAGCTGCTGGTCTTCTGTCAATGACTGACAAAATGTCGTTCTGGCCCAAGGATCAAGACACCAATGATTCTCTTGGGGCCTTGTCGCAACAAGATTTGTGCATAAAATGTGGTAAAGATGGTCAGTTGCTGAAATGTAGCGTCTGCTTGTTAGCCGCTCATGATAGCTGTTTCGGTTCATCGGTGACATTCGAAGAGACCGACCTGTTCTACTGCCCGGTATGCTTCTATACGAAAGCCACTGAAGCATATCAAAAGGCAAAGAAAACATATTGTGAAGCTAGGAAGAACCTTTCTGCTTTTCTTGGCACAACACAATTGGTCCGGCAACATGATGAGCAACTAACTGGAGTTCTGCCAAGAGCTGCCAACAGAGAGGGGCATTTGAATGTGTGTGATccatcaaaaaggaaaaatatccaTCAAAATGAAGCAGGTAACCTTGCTCATCAGGATGAAGAGCCTGATCAGCAGCGGAAGAAGCAGAAAATTTATGCTACAGGTAATGGTTGTCCTGAGGAGGTAGTCACTAAGAAGGCATCCCCTGTTCGGAATCCTGATGTTGCACCCATGAATAAACATTCTGTACTCAAGAATAATAGTAGCAAACGAGTTCAGGATGCAGAGCAACAGCCGCAATTGGAAAGCAAAGAAGCTGACGAAGAAGCTGGTAATGGCAATTCATCCCATGAAAAAAGTTCATCCCAGAACAGATGTGGTCCTTCTGCATATCAGGAAGTTGAGGCTGACAAAGAGGATGGTCCTACAAATTCTCACCAATCTGGTGATTCTGATGAAAAAGAAGCTACATCTTCAAATGACTCTGGCAAGCGATCATCACCCCCTTGGCGTAACATGAGACACAGCAAAGCAAGATTACAAGAAAAGGAGACAGTGGTATATAGTAAATCTAGAAAAACTGTTGTGCAGCAGGATCAACACATGCCTTCCccatcaagaaaaagaaattatGCACCACACAAGCGTTA TTCCAATCCTGTTGCACCATCTGGAAGGCGTTCGAAGCTCTGTTGgacggaggaagaagaagcaactttGAAG GAAGCAATGGCGAAGTTCACCCCACAGGAGGATGGCCCAACTCCATGGGTTCGGATACTAGAATATGGCAGGGACGTGTTTCACAGGACACGCCTCCCATCTGACTTGAGGGTCAAGTGGAGGAACATGAAGAAGAAAGAGGGCTCTTGA